ATCCCCCAGTTAGACTTCAACAATTCTAACTTGTCTAACAAATGCACCTCAGCTTTTCCCATACCACTGAAGACACTGTACCTTTTGTCACTGATGAGCAAGACAACAGATCCATTCTGAATTTTGGCCTCCTTCACCGTCTCATGTTCCTCAAGTTGTCGAGCATTGTAATGAAATGACTTTTTCCAAGAGGTgatcccctccctcaccagatgAGCCCGCAGGTCCATCATGTTATCAGT
The DNA window shown above is from Tiliqua scincoides isolate rTilSci1 chromosome 8, rTilSci1.hap2, whole genome shotgun sequence and carries:
- the TINCR gene encoding TINCR ubiquitin domain containing, whose protein sequence is METLRRSLSRWKKYHIKVHLAEDDVLLPLTVRPTDNMMDLRAHLVREGITSWKKSFHYNARQLEEHETVKEAKIQNGSVVLLISDKR